Proteins from a genomic interval of Desulfofustis limnaeus:
- a CDS encoding cytochrome c3 family protein: protein MSGNLPDRRNWTRSLTVVVVVAVAAVIGGYLIDSDAVETDRKYLRATAGPVLFDHGAHQSEYVASCAACHHPLYAAAQAVSCADCHDDGRDKDDLDHDSLKELHNQDCSQCHEQQAGDEQAASCRQCHPTLQQEEADTVSCASCHDDSYTPEIMSHDEYLEIEEHSCLGCHAPRSLADAYHFTCSNCHLDTSPERFAQADKEVLCGACHLR from the coding sequence ATGAGTGGTAATCTCCCCGATCGGCGCAACTGGACCCGATCGCTGACGGTTGTAGTCGTTGTTGCTGTGGCTGCAGTCATTGGCGGCTATCTGATCGACAGCGATGCCGTGGAAACGGATCGAAAATATCTTCGCGCCACGGCCGGACCGGTGCTTTTTGACCATGGCGCTCATCAAAGCGAGTACGTTGCATCCTGCGCCGCCTGCCATCATCCGCTCTACGCTGCGGCACAAGCTGTTTCCTGCGCCGACTGCCATGACGATGGCCGTGACAAAGACGACCTTGACCATGACAGCCTCAAAGAGTTGCACAACCAGGACTGCAGCCAGTGCCACGAGCAACAGGCCGGCGACGAACAGGCCGCCTCGTGCCGCCAGTGCCACCCGACGTTGCAACAGGAGGAGGCCGACACCGTGAGCTGCGCCAGCTGCCACGATGACAGCTATACTCCGGAGATCATGAGCCATGACGAATACCTCGAGATAGAAGAGCATTCCTGCCTGGGCTGCCATGCCCCCCGATCTCTTGCCGATGCATACCACTTTACCTGTTCAAACTGCCACCTGGACACGTCACCGGAACGATTCGCGCAAGCCGATAAAGAGGTATTGTGCGGGGCTTGTCACTTACGCTAA